A window of Oncorhynchus tshawytscha isolate Ot180627B linkage group LG10, Otsh_v2.0, whole genome shotgun sequence contains these coding sequences:
- the orc2 gene encoding origin recognition complex subunit 2 encodes MSILEVRFVGDGDALEHMVDKQQDVQGSSVQRLVTLRSEAERSGREDEAGLSELHYVQVLGTDEGEECVAAGGGASVFTFQTVKRSNRMAQMASELARTPTRSVTFRTTPDPSGPAHNGCNVSENRTPQKGRKVQFVSTTPHRLRKRLSAPSLRSDSDSELSPSDSGEEEDDEDDKGKREEDRVNQSSTPSKPSATALYKTPAKKSKTAPEPPCQASLVEEYFEAHGSSKFLTSDRTLQRLHTPKLDRETLFRLLEGKPACYSSEIEKLHSSHHEHFNKWMLQLQLGYSVLLYGLGSKKALLEEFRVSLLCQEIHLVVNGFFPSISLKSILTALSAEILEHQGTFRNPADQLQYITTTLREQPDLHVYLLIHNIDGPMLRGGKTQNALGQLASLPNLHLVASIDHINAPLVWDQCKLSQFNWLWWECVCFQRYVEETSYENSLLVQQTGALALSSLTHVLRSLTANARGIFKLLVEFQLENEDNPSYTGLSFQDFYQRCREAFLVNSDLTLRTQLTEFRDHKLIRTRKGADGVEYLLVAVETSTLTDFLEKEVE; translated from the exons ATGAGTATATTGGAGGTGAGGTTTGTGGGTGACGGAGATGCACTGGAACACATGGTGGACAAACAACAAG atgtgcaGGGCAGCAGTGTGCAGAGGCTGGTGACTCTGAGGAGTGAAGCGGAGAGGAGCGGTAGAGAGGATGAGGCAGGCCTTAGTGAGCTGCACTATGTCCAGGTCCTCGGAACAGACG agggggaggagtgtgtagcagcaggaggaggggcaTCAGTGTTCACCTTTCAGACGGTCAAACGCTCCAACAGGATGGCCCAGATGG cgtctGAGCTGGCTCGAACCCCAACGAGGAGTGTGACCTTCAGAACAACACCTGACCCTTCTGGCCCCGCCCACAATGGCTGCA ATGTGAGTGAGAACAGGACTCCTCAGAAG GGCAGGAAGGTGCAGTTTGTTTCCACAACGCCCCACAGACTCAGGAAGAGACTCTCAG CTCCCAGCCTGAGGTCCGACAGCGACAGCGAGCTCTCCCCCTCTGACTCTggcgaggaggaggatgatgaagatgataaggggaagagagaggaggacagagtgaATCAGTCCAGCACACCCAGTAAGCCTTCAGCTACAGCTCTCTATAAGACACCTGCTAAGAAGAGCAAGACTGCCCCAGAACCACCCTGCCAG GCCAGTCTGGTCGAGGAATACTTTGAGGCTCACGGCAGTTCTAAATTCCTGACATCAGACCGGACCCTGCAGCGCCTACACACACCTAAACTAGACCGg GAGACATTGTTCCGTCTGTTAGAAGGGAAACCCGCGTGTTATTCTTCAGAGATTGAGAAGCTCCACTCCAGTCACCACGAACACTTCAACAAGTGGATGCTGCAGCTACA gctgggtTACAGTGTGTTGCTGTACGGGCTGGGCAGTAAGAAGGCCTTACTCGAGGAGTTCCGAGTGTCTCTGCTCTGTCAGGAGATACACCTGGTTGTCAACGGATtcttcccttccatctctctcaaaTCA aTCCTGACTGCTCTGTCTGCAGAGATTCTAGAACACCAAGGAACGTTCCGGAACCCTGCTGACCAACTACAGTACATCACCACCACCCTCAGAGAAC AGCCGGACCTCCATGTGTACCTGTTGATCCACAACATTGACGGTCCCATGCTCCGCGGAGGGAAGACCCAGAATGCACTGGGCCAACTGGCCTCACTACCTAACCTGCACCTTGTCGCCTCCATCGACCACATCAACGCACCGCTCG TGTGGGACCAGTGTAAACTGAGTCAGTTTAACTGGTTGTGGTGGGAGTGCGTGTGTTTCCAGCGTTATGTGGAGGAGACGTCCTATGAGAACTCTCTACTAGTTCAACAGACTGGAGCCCTCGCCCTCTCCTCCCTGACACACGTCCTGCGCAGCCTTACGGCTAACGCCAG GGGCATCTTTAAACTGCTGGTGGAGTTTCAACTGGAGAACGAAGACAACCCTtcatacacag gcttGTCATTCCAGGACTTCTACCAGCGTTGTCGGGAAGCCTTCCTGGTGAACTCTGACCTCACCCTGCGTACCCAGCTCACAGAGTTCAGAGACCACAAACTCATCCGCACACGCAAG GGTGCTGATGGAGTGGAGTACCTGCTGGTTGCTGTGGAGACCAGCACGCTGACTGACTTCCTGGAGAAAGAAgtagagtga